The following proteins are co-located in the Flavobacterium sp. CECT 9288 genome:
- a CDS encoding ATP-dependent RecD-like DNA helicase: MNSSLFYSLLQRKFPFQPTYKQDVFFQKIAIFLTETENKTIFVLKGYAGTGKTTVISTIVNSLIDINKKYVLLAPTGRAAKVIANYSDKPAFTIHKKIYFPKKSSGGGVSFTLQPNKHKNTIFIVDEASMISDTNSDSKLYENGSLLDDLISYVYSGTNCKMILLGDTAQLPPVNLDISPALDIRTLSMNYDKEVEHIELDEVMRQEENSGILFNATELREVLKESFITDFKFDLKKFKDIVRLTDGYDIQDAINSAYSNYSIEDTAFIVRSNKRANQYNEQIRTKILDKESELSTGDFLMVVKNNYFWLKDSDQAGFIANGDIIEVLEIFSIKELYSFKFAKVKIRMVDYPDQKPIETVLLLDTIKSESPSLTYEESNRLYQEVLKDYEGETKFKQFQKVKANEYFNGLQVKFSYAITCHKSQGGQWNTVFIEQPYLPDGINRDYIRWLYTAMTRAKNKLYLIGFKDDSFVE; encoded by the coding sequence ATGAATTCCTCCTTGTTTTACAGTCTTTTACAGAGAAAATTTCCATTTCAGCCCACTTACAAACAAGATGTCTTTTTTCAAAAAATAGCCATTTTTTTGACTGAAACAGAGAATAAGACCATTTTTGTACTCAAAGGATATGCAGGAACAGGAAAAACTACTGTGATATCAACCATTGTTAACAGCTTAATAGACATTAATAAAAAATATGTTCTACTTGCCCCAACAGGTCGTGCAGCTAAAGTAATTGCTAATTATTCTGACAAACCTGCTTTTACCATTCATAAAAAAATCTATTTCCCTAAAAAATCTTCTGGTGGTGGCGTATCTTTTACTTTACAGCCCAACAAACATAAAAACACCATTTTCATCGTCGATGAAGCCTCGATGATTTCGGATACGAATTCAGATTCTAAGTTGTATGAAAACGGCTCTTTATTAGATGACTTGATTTCATACGTTTACTCAGGTACGAATTGCAAAATGATTTTATTAGGAGATACGGCTCAGTTGCCTCCGGTGAATTTGGATATCAGCCCAGCGCTTGATATTCGAACACTTAGTATGAATTACGATAAAGAAGTTGAACATATTGAGCTAGACGAAGTAATGCGTCAAGAAGAAAATTCAGGAATTTTATTCAACGCCACAGAATTGCGCGAAGTACTCAAAGAATCTTTTATCACTGATTTTAAATTCGATCTCAAAAAATTCAAAGATATTGTGCGTTTGACAGACGGCTACGATATTCAAGACGCCATTAATTCTGCTTACAGTAATTATAGCATCGAAGATACCGCTTTTATTGTGCGCTCTAATAAAAGAGCTAATCAATACAACGAACAAATTCGAACTAAGATTCTGGACAAAGAAAGTGAGCTTTCTACTGGGGATTTTTTAATGGTGGTGAAGAACAATTATTTTTGGCTAAAGGATTCTGACCAGGCAGGTTTTATCGCCAATGGTGATATTATCGAAGTACTCGAAATTTTTAGCATCAAAGAGTTGTACAGCTTCAAATTTGCCAAAGTAAAAATCAGAATGGTGGATTATCCAGATCAAAAACCAATTGAAACTGTTTTGCTTTTGGACACCATCAAAAGCGAATCTCCTTCGCTTACGTACGAAGAATCAAACCGACTTTATCAAGAAGTTTTGAAGGATTACGAGGGCGAAACCAAATTCAAACAATTCCAAAAAGTAAAAGCGAATGAATATTTTAATGGCTTGCAGGTAAAATTCTCTTATGCCATTACTTGTCATAAATCACAAGGAGGGCAGTGGAATACGGTTTTTATAGAGCAACCTTATTTGCCAGATGGTATTAACCGTGATTACATTAGATGGTTGTATACAGCCATGACACGTGCCAAAAATAAATTGTACTTAATTGGTTTTAAGGATGATAGTTTTGTAGAGTAA
- the ygiD gene encoding 4,5-DOPA dioxygenase extradiol, which translates to MNALNDLHKISGSFSNTEKMPVLFLGHGSPMNAIEENQFVTGFRNLAKSLPQPNAILCISAHWYTNGTKVTAMEMPRTIHDFGGFPQALFDVQYPAKGIPELAVETKQLLTPISVELDEHWGLDHGAWSVIKHLYPDANVPVIQLSIDYTKPAQYHFDLAQKLSALRTKGILIVGSGNIVHNLRLVDFPNLDKDNYGYDWAIEVRETINSYLLDGNFQPLLDFEKQSRAFQLAIPTPEHYLPLIYTLGLKGKQEELSLFNDKLLGGSLSMTSVKIM; encoded by the coding sequence ATGAATGCTTTAAACGATTTACATAAGATTTCAGGCTCTTTTTCAAACACCGAGAAAATGCCAGTTTTGTTTCTTGGTCATGGCAGTCCCATGAATGCCATTGAAGAAAATCAGTTTGTAACAGGATTTCGGAATTTAGCCAAATCCTTACCACAACCGAACGCTATTTTGTGTATTTCGGCGCATTGGTATACCAACGGCACCAAGGTTACAGCAATGGAAATGCCGCGAACAATTCATGATTTTGGAGGTTTTCCGCAAGCGTTATTTGACGTGCAATATCCTGCAAAAGGTATTCCAGAATTAGCAGTAGAAACTAAACAATTATTGACGCCGATTTCGGTTGAACTCGACGAACATTGGGGATTAGACCACGGTGCTTGGAGTGTTATTAAACATTTATATCCGGATGCCAATGTTCCTGTAATTCAGCTAAGTATTGATTATACAAAACCTGCGCAATACCATTTTGATTTGGCACAAAAATTAAGTGCTTTACGTACGAAAGGAATTTTGATTGTAGGAAGCGGAAATATTGTTCACAATTTGAGATTAGTCGATTTTCCGAATTTAGATAAAGATAATTACGGCTATGATTGGGCAATTGAAGTTCGTGAAACTATCAATTCCTATTTGCTAGACGGAAATTTTCAACCACTCCTAGATTTTGAAAAACAAAGCCGAGCTTTTCAATTAGCGATTCCAACTCCAGAACATTATTTACCTTTGATTTATACTTTGGGTTTAAAAGGAAAACAAGAAGAACTCAGTTTGTTCAATGATAAGTTACTGGGAGGATCGTTGAGTATGACTTCGGTAAAAATAATGTAA
- the kdsB gene encoding 3-deoxy-manno-octulosonate cytidylyltransferase, which yields MKIIAVIPARYASTRFPAKLMQDLGGRTVILRTYQAAINTQLFDDVFVVTDSDLIYEEIISNGGKAIKSVKEHESGSDRIAEAVENLDVDIVINVQGDEPFIDAEPLAKVIEVFKNDLDKKVDLASLMREITNQEDINNPNNVKVVVDQNGFALYFSRSVIPYPREQNVGVRYMQHIGIYAFRKQALLDFYSLPMQSLEASEKLEQLRYLEFGKRIKMVETTHVGIGIDTAEDLEKARKIL from the coding sequence ATGAAGATAATAGCAGTTATTCCCGCACGTTACGCCTCTACACGATTTCCCGCTAAACTGATGCAAGATCTTGGAGGGAGAACCGTAATCCTAAGAACCTATCAAGCAGCCATAAACACGCAATTGTTTGATGATGTTTTTGTAGTGACTGATTCCGATTTGATTTATGAAGAAATTATTTCTAATGGTGGAAAAGCTATTAAGAGTGTAAAAGAACACGAATCTGGGAGCGATCGAATTGCCGAAGCAGTTGAAAATCTCGATGTTGATATTGTGATTAATGTGCAAGGTGATGAACCCTTTATTGATGCCGAACCCCTTGCCAAAGTCATTGAAGTTTTTAAAAACGATTTGGATAAAAAAGTAGATTTAGCTTCGTTAATGCGCGAAATTACTAATCAAGAAGATATCAATAATCCGAATAATGTTAAGGTTGTAGTGGATCAAAACGGATTTGCTTTGTACTTCTCCCGATCTGTAATTCCGTATCCGCGAGAACAAAATGTTGGTGTTCGATACATGCAGCATATTGGTATTTATGCTTTTAGAAAACAAGCTTTGTTGGATTTTTATAGTTTACCAATGCAATCTTTGGAAGCATCCGAAAAACTAGAGCAATTGCGCTATTTGGAGTTTGGCAAACGAATCAAAATGGTCGAGACCACACATGTAGGGATTGGAATTGATACGGCAGAAGATCTCGAAAAAGCACGAAAAATACTTTAA
- a CDS encoding spermidine synthase produces the protein MIKKILSYLLPIKIFETKSSINQLIEVTWANGELVLDSKNANYSYGSLQRILRLGLKSIGFEKIVKMERILLLGVAGGSVIKTLVDDVKFKGKLTGVEIDPEIIHIANTYFKLNEVENLEIIIDDAFEFVLKTKEKYDLIIIDIFQDTTMPNFLFETFFTNRLCYLLKSKGFILFNTMILNDDQNNRNKKYITDFVHPQFQIRTIPRIEIHNELIVIEKLA, from the coding sequence ATGATTAAAAAAATATTGAGTTATTTACTTCCAATTAAAATTTTTGAAACAAAATCAAGTATTAACCAGTTAATTGAAGTTACTTGGGCAAATGGAGAATTGGTTTTAGATTCAAAAAATGCGAACTACTCTTATGGTAGTTTACAACGTATTTTAAGACTCGGATTGAAAAGTATTGGTTTTGAAAAAATAGTAAAAATGGAACGCATCTTACTACTAGGTGTTGCCGGAGGAAGCGTTATTAAAACACTAGTTGACGATGTAAAATTTAAAGGCAAACTAACTGGAGTTGAGATAGATCCCGAAATTATTCATATTGCAAATACCTATTTCAAATTGAATGAAGTTGAAAATCTGGAAATTATAATCGACGACGCTTTTGAATTTGTGTTAAAAACTAAAGAAAAATACGATTTAATAATCATTGATATATTTCAAGACACGACCATGCCTAATTTTTTATTTGAAACTTTTTTTACCAATAGACTTTGTTACCTCCTTAAATCAAAAGGTTTTATTCTATTTAATACCATGATTTTGAACGATGATCAGAATAATAGAAATAAAAAATATATTACCGATTTTGTCCATCCGCAATTTCAAATTAGAACTATTCCCCGAATAGAAATTCACAACGAACTCATTGTAATTGAAAAATTAGCGTAG
- a CDS encoding 1-acyl-sn-glycerol-3-phosphate acyltransferase, which translates to MKKIIYQFLFFKLMGWKIVGGIDPNLRKCVMMVMPHTSAHDFYLGIFTRGITGLEMNWVGKKELFRFPLGIYFRYMGGEPLDRSGGLNKVDSIAAIFDKKDTFRLAVAPEGTRKKVSELKTGFYYIALKAKVPIVPVSFDFGRKQVHLGQPVKPSGNIEEDLTILKQHYKGVLGKIPENGIQF; encoded by the coding sequence ATGAAAAAAATAATATACCAATTCCTGTTTTTTAAACTTATGGGTTGGAAAATAGTAGGCGGAATAGATCCTAATTTAAGAAAGTGCGTGATGATGGTTATGCCACACACCAGCGCGCATGATTTTTACTTGGGCATTTTTACAAGAGGAATTACGGGACTTGAAATGAATTGGGTAGGCAAGAAAGAGTTGTTTCGTTTTCCACTCGGAATTTATTTTAGATATATGGGTGGGGAACCTTTGGATAGAAGTGGAGGGTTGAACAAAGTGGATTCAATAGCTGCCATATTTGATAAAAAAGATACTTTTAGATTGGCTGTGGCACCAGAAGGGACTCGTAAAAAGGTAAGTGAATTAAAAACGGGATTTTATTATATCGCTTTAAAAGCTAAAGTCCCTATTGTTCCTGTTTCGTTTGATTTTGGGAGAAAACAAGTTCATTTAGGACAACCGGTTAAGCCGTCTGGCAATATTGAGGAAGACTTAACAATACTGAAACAACACTACAAAGGAGTCTTGGGTAAAATACCCGAAAATGGAATTCAATTCTAA